The following proteins come from a genomic window of Falco rusticolus isolate bFalRus1 chromosome 9, bFalRus1.pri, whole genome shotgun sequence:
- the VDAC2 gene encoding voltage-dependent anion-selective channel protein 2 isoform X2: MAIPPSYVDLGKSARDIFNKGYGFGLVKLDVKTKSASGVEFTTSGSSNTDTGKVNGSLETKYKWTEYGLTFTEKWNTDNTLGTEIAIEDQIAKGLKLTFDTTFSPNTGKKSGKIKSAYKRECLNLGCDVDFDFAGPAIHGSAVFGYEGWLAGYQMTFDSAKSKLTRNNFSVGYKTGDFQLHTNVNDGSEFGGSIYQKVSDNLETAVNLAWTAGSNSTRFGIAAKYKLDSTASISAKVNNSSLVGVGYTQTLRPGVKLTLSALIDGKSINAGGHKLGLGLELEA; the protein is encoded by the exons GTTTTGGGTTGGTGAAACTGgatgtgaaaacaaaatctgcaaGCGGAGTG GAATTCACAACATCTGGTTCATCAAACACAGACACTGGGAAAGTGAATGGAAGCTTGGAGACCAAATACAAATGGACTGAGTATGGGCtgactttcacagaaaaatggaaCACAGATAACACTCTGGGAACAGAAATTGCGATTGAAGATCAG ATTGCCAAAGGCTTGAAGTTGACATTTGATACAACTTTCTCACCAAATACGGG aaagaaaagcgGTAAAATTAAGTCAGCTTATAAACGTGAATGCCTAAACCTAGGTTGTGATGTTGACTTTGATTTTGCTGGACCTGCAATCCATGGTTCAGCTGTCTTTGGTTATGAAGGCTGGCTTGCCGGTTATCAGATGACTTTTGATAGTGCCAAATCAAAATTGACAAGAAATAACTTCTCTGTGGGTTACAAGACTGGAGACTTCCAACTGCACACTAATGT CAATGATGGTTCAGAATTTGGTGGGTCAATTTACCAGAAAGTGAGTGACAATCTTGAAACTGCTGTAAACCTGGCTTGGACAGCAGGTAGCAACAGCACTCGCTTTGGCATTGCGGCTAAATACAAGTTGGATTCCACTGCTTCTATCTCT gCAAAAGTGAACAATTCTAGTCTAGTTGGAGTGGGTTACACCCAGACCCTGAGGCCAG GTGTGAAGCTTACACTGTCTGCCCTGATAGATGGGAAAAGCATCAATGCTGGTGGCCATAAACTTGGTCTTGGCCTGGAACTGGAGGCTTAA